One Malus domestica chromosome 11, GDT2T_hap1 genomic region harbors:
- the LOC114819399 gene encoding small ribosomal subunit protein eS21y, translating into MSPTVDSSTKMQNEEGVITELYIPRKCSATNRLITSKDHASVQINVGHLDEHGIYTGRFSTVALCGYVRAQGDADGGLDRLWEKKKIKAKQN; encoded by the exons ATGTCTCCGACAG TCGATTCGTCGACCAAGATGCAGAACGAAGAGGGCGTTATCACTGAGCTTTACATTCCTAGGAAATG CTCGGCGACCAACAGGTTGATTACATCAAAGGACCACGCCTCCGTTCAGATTAACGTTGGTCATCTGGACGAACATGGCATCTACACTGGCCGGTTCTCCACTGTCGCTCTATGTGGTTACGTCCGCGCTCAG GGAGATGCTGACGGCGGTCTAGACCGACTatgggagaagaagaaaattaaagCCAAACAAAACTAG
- the LOC114819522 gene encoding carbamoyl phosphate synthase arginine-specific large chain, chloroplastic-like, with product MDRCLSHGESLSPKLSIFGNSKPYSSKPNSFRFVLYSKKFDARNAAVPSLRLRSFPSQLATFTNRPSCRRVNSVRCDSVNDGAAAAKDGAPPKLGKRTDIKKIMILGAGPIVIGQACEFDYSGTQACKALKEDGYEVVLINSNPATIMTDPDLADRTYITPMTPELVEQVLEKERPDALLPTMGGQTALNLAVALAESGALAKYGVELIGAKLEAIKKAEDRELFKQAMKNIGVKTPPSGIATTLEECIEIANEIGEFPLIIRPAFTLGGTGGGIAYNREEFEDICKAGIAASVTSQVLVEKSLLGWKEYELEVMRDLADNVVIICSIENIDPMGVHTGDSITVAPAQTLTDKEYQRLRDYSIAIIREIGVECGGSNVQFAVNPVDGEVMVIEMNPRVSRSSALASKATGFPIAKMAAKLSVGYSLDQIPNDITKKTPASFEPSIDYVVTKIPRFAFEKFPGSQPILTTQMKSVGESMALGRTFQESFQKAVRSLECGFSGWGCAKIKELDWDWEQLKYSLRVPNPERIHAIYAAMKRGMKVDDIHELSFIDKWFLTQLKELVDVEQYLLARNLSDLTKDEFYEVKKRGFSDKQIAFATKSSEKDVRMKRLSLGVAPSYKRVDTCAAEFEANTPYMYSSYDYECESAPTQSKKVLILGGGPNRIGQGIEFDYCCCHTSFALQKAGYETIMMNSNPETVSTDYDTSDRLYFEPLTVEDVLNIIDLERPDGIIVQFGGQTPLKLSLPIQRYLDENKPECASGNGHVRIWGTSPASIDDAEDREKFNTILNELKIEQPKGGIAKSEADAVAIAKDIGYPVVVRPSYVLGGRAMEIVYSDEKLATYLENAVEVDPERPVLIDKYLSDAIEIDVDALADSQGNVVIGGIMEHIEQAGVHSGDSACSIPTKTIPASCLDTIRKWTTKLAKRLNVCGLMNCQYAITLSGDVFLLEANPRASRTVPFVSKAIGHPLAKYASLVMSGKSLHDLNFTKEVIPAHVSVKEAVLPFEKFPGCDVLLGPEMRSTGEVMGIDYEFPIAFAKAQISAGQKLPLTGTVFLSLNDLTKPHLEKIAKAFLGLGFKIVSTSGTAHILELAKLPVERVLKLHEGRPHAADMVANGQIQLMVITSSGDALDQIDGRQLRRSGLAYKIPVITTIAGALSTAEAIKSLKSSTIKMIALQDFFEDENKAGSDKTLQSVTSYL from the exons ATGGACCGTTGCCTCAGCCACGGCGAGTCTCTCTCCCCGAAGCTTTCAATCTTCGGCAACTCCAAGCCTTATTCGTCGAAACCAAACAGCTTCCGCTTCGTCCTCTACTCCAAGAAGTTCGATGCGCGAAACGCTGCCGTTCCTTCTCTGCGCCTCCGATCATTTCCGTCGCAGCTCGCCACTTTCACTAACCGTCCGAGTTGTCGCCGAGTCAACTCGGTCCGGTGCGATTCGGTTAATGACGGGGCTGCTGCGGCGAAAGATGGGGCGCCGCCGAAGCTGGGGAAGAGGACGGACATTAAGAAGATTATGATTCTCGGAGCCGGGCCGATTGTGATAGGGCAAGCTTGCGAGTTCGATTACTCGGGGACTCAGGCGTGCAAGGCGCTGAAGGAGGATGGATACGAGGTCGTTTTGATCAATTCCAACCCGGCCACGATCATGACTGACCCGGACTTGGCCGACAGGACTTACATTACGCCGATGACGCCCGAGCTGGTCGAGCAGGTTCTCGAGAAGGAGCGGCCCGACGCTCTATTGCCAACTATGGGCGGCCAGACGGCGCTGAATTTGGCTGTGGCGCTGGCCGAGAGCGGGGCTCTGGCTAAATACGGAGTGGAATTGATCGGGGCAAAGCTGGAGGCCATCAAAAAAGCAGAGGACCGGGAATTGTTCAAGCAGGCCATGAAGAACATTGGTGTGAAAACCCCGCCATCAGGGATTGCCACGACGCTGGAGGAATGTATCGAAATTGCAAATGAAATTGGAGAGTTTCCACTGATTATTAGGCCAGCGTTTACTTTGGGAGGGACTGGAGGTGGCATTGCTTATAACAGAGAAGAGTTTGAGGACATTTGTAAGGCAGGGATTGCTGCGAGTGTGACGTCTCAGGTTTTGGTGGAGAAGTCGTTGTTGGGATGGAAGGAGTATGAGCTTGAGGTGATGAGGGACTTGGCTGACAATGTGGTGATTATATGCTCCATTGAGAACATCGACCCAATGGGGGTTCATACCGGGGACTCTATCACTGTGGCACCGGCTCAAACTTTGACGGATAAGGAGTATCAGCGGCTGAGGGACTATTCCATTGCTATCATAAGGGAGATTGGAGTGGAATGTGGCGGTTCCAATGTGCAGTTTGCCGTTAATCCCGTTGATGGTGAGGTTATGGTGATTGAAATGAACCCGAGGGTATCTCGTTCCTCGGCTTTGGCATCCAAAGCTACCGGCTTTCCCATTGCGAAAATGGCTGCCAAGTTGTCGGTAGGCTATTCATTGGATCAGATACCTAATGACATTACAAAGAAGACCCCGGCTAGCTTTGAGCCTTCCATAGATTATGTAGTAACCAAG ATTCCCAGGTTTGCATTTGAAAAATTTCCAGGTTCACAACCAATTTTGACTACACAAATGAAATCTGTTGGTGAGTCAATGGCGCTGGGTCGCACGTTTCAAGAGTCTTTTCAGAAAGCAGTTCGATCTTTGGAATGTGGTTTCTCTGGATGGGGCTGTGCTAAAATTAAGGAGCTTGACTGGGATTGGGAACAATTGAAGTATAGCCTCCGAGTCCCTAACCCAGAGCGTATCCATGCCATATATGCTGCAATGAAGAGGGGTATGAAGGTCGATGATATTCATGAGTTGAGTTTCATTGACAAATGGTTCCTCACACAGCTTAAGGAGCTGGTAGATGTGGAGCAATACCTTCTGGCAAGAAACTTGTCTGATTTAACAAAGGATGAGTTCTACGAAGTGAAAAAGAGAGGTTTCAGTGACAAACAGATAGCTTTTGCCACTAAATCCTCTGAAAAAGACGTCAGGATGAAGAGACTATCACTAGGTGTTGCTCCATCATATAAGCGGGTGGATACTTGTGCTGCAGAGTTTGAGGCCAATACTCCTTACATGTACTCTTCCTATGACTATGAGTGTGAATCAGCTCCCACCCAAAGTAAGAAGGTTTTGATTTTAGGTGGAGGACCAAATCGAATCGGTCAAGGGATCGAGTTTGACTACTGTTGTTGCCATACGTCCTTTGCACTTCAG AAAGCAGGATATGAGACAATTATGATGAATTCAAATCCTGAAACGGTATCCACTGATTATGACACAAGTGACCGTCTATATTTTGAGCCACTGACTGTCGAAGATGTGCTGAATATAATTGATTTGGAAAGACCTGATGGTATCATTGTGCAGTTTGGAGGTCAAACACCACTGAAGCTGTCTCTTCCTATTCAGCGATATCTAGATGAGAACAAGCCTGAATGTGCTAGTGGGAACGGACATGTACGCATTTGGGGTACTTCACCAGCTTCCATAGATGATGCTGAGGACAGGGAAAAGTTCAATACAATCCTTAATGAGTTAAAGATTGAACAACCAAAAGGAGGTATTGCCAAGAGCGAAGCTGATGCTGTTGCCATCGCTAAGGACATCGGGTACCCAGTTGTTGTCCGGCCTTCTTATGTATTGGGTGGCCGAGCCATGGAGATTGTATATAGCGACGAAAAACTTGCGACCTATCTCGAAAATGCTGTTGAAGTGGACCCAGAGCGCCCTGTGTTGATTGACAAGTATCTATCTGATGCCATTGAGATTGATGTCGATGCACTTGCCGACTCTCAGGGGAATGTTGTCATTGGTGGGATAATGGAGCACATTGAACAGGCTGGAGTCCATTCTGGTGACTCTGCTTGCTCGATTCCAACAAAAACCATCCCTGCTTCTTGCTTAGACACAATTAGGAAATGGACTACAAAATTGGCTAAGAGGCTGAATGTATGTGGGCTGATGAACTGTCAGTATGCAATTACCTTGTCTGGAGACGTTTTCTTACTTGAGGCAAACCCTCGTGCTTCCCGTACTGTCCCTTTTGTGTCCAAGGCGATTGGGCATCCGTTGGCTAAATATGCTTCTCTTGTCATGTCTGGGAAGTCTCTTCATGATCTAAATTTCACAAAAGAGGTCATTCCTGCACATGTATCAGTAAAGGAAGCTGTTCTTCCATTTGAGAAGTTCCCGGGATGTGATGTGTTGCTGGGGCCTGAGATGCGTAGCACTGGGGAGGTGATGGGTATTGATTACGAGTTTCCCATTGCATTCGCCAAGGCTCAGATTTCTGCTGGGCAGAAGCTGCCACTTACTGGCACTGTGTTCCTCAGCTTAAATGATTTGACCAAACCTCATCTTGAAAAGATTGCCAAAGCCTTTTTGGGACTTGGATTTAAGATTGTTTCAACTTCTGGGACAGCTCATATTCTTGAGCTAGCAAAACTTCCAGTGGAACGAGTGCTGAAACTTCATGAAGGACGGCCTCATGCCGCTGATATGGTTGCTAATGGCCAAATCCAGTTAATGGTGATCACAAGTTCGGGTGATGCACTTGATCAGATTGATGGACGGCAACTGAGGAGGTCGGGCCTTGCTTACAAGATTCCAGTAATAACAACTATTGCCGGAGCTTTGTCAACCGCAGAAGCAATAAAGAGCTTAAAGTCTAGCACTATTAAGATGATTGCACTGCAGGACTTCTTTGAGGATGAGAACAAAGCTGGGAGTGATAAAACATTGCAGTCAGTCACTTCCTACCTTTGA